The following are from one region of the Aquipuribacter nitratireducens genome:
- a CDS encoding carbohydrate ABC transporter permease, whose protein sequence is MRLLTARDRVVLGLMIGVPALFVLAIVWLPTLGTILLSFTSWNGIGGLDRIEVVGLRNYENIITNYPPFDIAVRNNLLWLGVFFLVATPLGMFMAVLLDRELRGSWFYRSALYLPVVLSLALAGFIWQLQYSRDQGLINAVLGLEGAERIDWYGDPSINIWAVLVAASWRHVGYIMLLYLAGLKAVDPALREAAQVDGASEARTFFSVVFPTMAPINIVVLVITVIESLRAFDLVWVVNRGRNGLEVLGALVLANLTGEASLVGFGSAIATLLIVISVVFIVVYLGTILREERK, encoded by the coding sequence GTGCGCCTGCTCACCGCCCGCGACCGGGTCGTGCTCGGCCTCATGATCGGGGTGCCGGCGCTGTTCGTGCTCGCCATCGTGTGGCTCCCGACGCTCGGCACGATCCTGCTCTCGTTCACGAGCTGGAACGGCATCGGGGGCCTCGACCGCATCGAGGTCGTCGGCCTGCGCAACTACGAGAACATCATCACGAACTACCCGCCGTTCGACATCGCGGTCCGCAACAACCTCCTGTGGCTCGGGGTGTTCTTCCTCGTGGCGACGCCCCTCGGGATGTTCATGGCGGTCCTGCTCGACCGCGAGCTGCGAGGCTCGTGGTTCTACCGCAGCGCCCTCTACCTGCCGGTCGTGCTGTCGCTCGCGCTCGCCGGCTTCATCTGGCAGCTGCAGTACAGCCGCGACCAGGGCCTCATCAACGCCGTCCTCGGTCTCGAGGGGGCGGAGCGGATCGACTGGTACGGGGACCCGTCGATCAACATCTGGGCGGTGCTCGTCGCAGCCTCGTGGCGGCACGTCGGCTACATCATGCTCCTGTACCTGGCGGGCCTGAAGGCCGTCGACCCGGCGCTCCGCGAGGCGGCGCAGGTCGACGGGGCCTCGGAGGCCCGGACCTTCTTCAGCGTCGTCTTCCCGACCATGGCGCCCATCAACATCGTCGTGCTCGTCATCACGGTCATCGAGTCGCTCCGGGCGTTCGACCTCGTGTGGGTCGTCAACCGCGGGCGCAACGGCCTGGAGGTCCTGGGGGCGCTCGTTCTCGCGAACCTCACGGGCGAGGCGAGCCTCGTCGGGTTCGGCTCGGCCATCGCGACGCTGCTCATCGTCATCAGCGTCGTCTTCATCGTCGTCTACCTCGGCACGATCCTGCGGGAGGAGCGGAAGTGA
- a CDS encoding carbohydrate ABC transporter permease produces MSATSHPATTGATGTTPEDRVPGQAGRPPGTPSRTARRRRRTTPGRIALYAFLTVTALLWLFPVAWAFYNSFRDYAFTAVNGYVSFGGFTLDNYVDAWEQGDFTQYFVNSLIITVPAVLVVLALSSMAAFVLARFSWALNIPFLIFFTAANLLPQQGLLIPLFRWYSWVGIYDSYLAVILTHIAFQMGFCTFVLSNYMKTLPKELSEAAFVDGAGVWRQYWQIVLPLCRPPLAALGTLQVTWVYNDFFWAVAFMSTGDKRPITSALQNLQGQFFTDYNLLSAGSAIVAIPTLVVFFALQRHFVSGLTLGANKG; encoded by the coding sequence GTGAGCGCGACGTCGCACCCCGCCACGACCGGGGCCACGGGCACCACGCCGGAGGACCGCGTCCCCGGGCAGGCCGGGCGGCCGCCCGGTACCCCGAGCCGCACGGCACGCCGCCGGCGACGCACGACCCCCGGCCGCATCGCGCTCTACGCGTTCCTCACGGTCACCGCCCTGCTGTGGCTGTTCCCTGTCGCGTGGGCCTTCTACAACAGCTTCCGCGACTACGCCTTCACCGCGGTCAACGGCTACGTGTCGTTCGGCGGCTTCACCCTCGACAACTACGTCGACGCGTGGGAGCAGGGCGACTTCACGCAGTACTTCGTCAACTCGCTCATCATCACGGTGCCGGCGGTGCTCGTCGTGCTCGCGCTGTCGAGCATGGCGGCGTTCGTCCTCGCGCGGTTCTCGTGGGCGCTCAACATCCCGTTCCTCATCTTCTTCACCGCCGCGAACCTGCTCCCGCAGCAGGGCCTGCTCATCCCGCTGTTCCGCTGGTACAGCTGGGTCGGGATCTACGACTCCTACCTCGCCGTCATCCTCACGCACATCGCGTTCCAGATGGGCTTCTGCACGTTCGTCCTCAGCAACTACATGAAGACGCTGCCCAAGGAGCTGAGCGAGGCGGCGTTCGTCGACGGCGCCGGGGTGTGGCGCCAGTACTGGCAGATCGTCCTGCCCTTGTGCCGGCCGCCGCTCGCCGCGCTCGGCACCCTGCAGGTGACGTGGGTGTACAACGACTTCTTCTGGGCCGTCGCCTTCATGTCGACCGGGGACAAGCGGCCGATCACGAGCGCCCTGCAGAACCTCCAGGGCCAGTTCTTCACCGACTACAACCTGCTGTCCGCCGGCTCGGCGATCGTCGCGATCCCGACGCTCGTCGTGTTCTTCGCCCTCCAGCGGCACTTCGTCTCCGGCCTCACGCTCGGCGCGAACAAGGGGTAG
- a CDS encoding alpha-galactosidase, which translates to MTDTTTAVHQLRGGGVALVLAERADGLPEIVHWGADLGLDTADADACAALLAAGVAPVPHSTFDAPWPLTLLPGEADGWSGRPGLAAHRGGRAVLPRWSDVRVDSSDDRSLVVEARDPAAEVALRSECVLDEHGVLAVRHTVTSTAGGEEPPLDVAGVLAVVPLPPSATELLDLTGRWCRERHPQRLPLRHGGRVRESRRGRTGHDATLLLVAGTAGFGFADGEVDAVHVAWSGDHVHLVERLPEGAGRHAGVLAGGELLRPGEVRLGAGESYASPPVLFVHDDAGLDGVGDRLHRHVRARPEHPRSPRPVTLNSWEAVYFDHDHDRLAALVDTAARVGVERVVLDDGWFLGRRDDSRGLGDWVVDPAVWPADLGPFADRVRSHGMQVGLWVEPEMVNPDSDVARAHPDWVLGPAPASHGSAPGTRPWRRQQALDLTQPGAYAHVRDQLDRVLSDVRPDYLKWDHNRDLHEAVDAQGRPAVHRQTQAAYRLMTELQERHPGLEIESCASGGARVDLGVLARTQRVWTSDCNDALERQTIQRWTSLLLPPELMGTHVGPEHSHTTGRSLGLSLRCLSALFGHAGIEWDISRCDEAELARVAGWVALHKRLRPLLHTGRTVRGEEHDGAWWHGVVAPDRTHAVLAYVRLTTGADAVPGLLRLPGLDPGRRYAVRALDPTGLERPQLPRAVVQPPWIADGVELSGRVLARHGLAMPVVDPADGLLVELTAVG; encoded by the coding sequence ATGACGGACACCACCACCGCCGTCCACCAGCTGCGCGGCGGGGGCGTCGCACTCGTGCTCGCGGAGCGGGCGGACGGCCTGCCCGAGATCGTCCACTGGGGCGCCGACCTCGGCCTCGACACGGCGGACGCCGACGCGTGTGCGGCGCTCCTCGCGGCCGGGGTGGCGCCGGTGCCGCACAGCACCTTCGACGCGCCGTGGCCCCTCACGCTCCTGCCGGGCGAGGCGGACGGCTGGTCCGGGCGGCCGGGGCTGGCGGCCCACCGCGGTGGGCGGGCGGTGCTGCCGCGGTGGAGCGACGTCAGGGTCGACTCCTCCGACGACCGCTCGCTCGTCGTCGAGGCGCGGGACCCCGCTGCGGAGGTGGCGCTGCGGAGCGAGTGCGTGCTCGACGAGCACGGGGTCCTCGCGGTGCGGCACACCGTCACGTCCACCGCCGGGGGCGAGGAGCCGCCGCTCGACGTCGCAGGCGTGCTCGCCGTCGTCCCCCTCCCGCCGTCGGCGACGGAGCTGCTCGACCTCACCGGTCGCTGGTGCCGCGAGCGGCACCCGCAGCGGCTCCCGCTGCGCCACGGCGGCCGGGTCCGGGAGTCGCGCCGGGGCCGGACCGGGCACGACGCCACCCTGCTGCTCGTCGCCGGCACCGCCGGGTTCGGGTTCGCCGACGGCGAGGTCGACGCGGTCCACGTCGCGTGGAGCGGCGACCACGTCCACCTCGTCGAGCGGCTCCCCGAGGGCGCCGGTCGTCATGCTGGCGTCCTCGCGGGCGGGGAGCTGCTGCGGCCGGGCGAGGTGCGTCTCGGCGCGGGGGAGTCCTACGCGAGCCCGCCGGTGCTGTTCGTCCACGACGACGCGGGGCTCGACGGCGTCGGCGACCGGCTGCACCGGCACGTCCGCGCGCGTCCGGAGCACCCCCGGAGCCCCCGGCCCGTCACCCTCAACTCGTGGGAGGCCGTGTACTTCGACCACGACCACGACCGGCTCGCGGCGCTCGTCGACACCGCGGCCCGCGTCGGCGTCGAGCGCGTCGTGCTCGACGACGGCTGGTTCCTCGGCCGCCGCGACGACTCCCGCGGTCTCGGCGACTGGGTCGTCGACCCCGCGGTGTGGCCCGCCGACCTCGGGCCGTTCGCCGACCGCGTGCGCTCGCACGGCATGCAGGTCGGGCTGTGGGTCGAGCCGGAGATGGTGAACCCCGACTCCGACGTCGCCCGGGCGCACCCCGACTGGGTGCTCGGGCCTGCGCCCGCGAGCCACGGCTCGGCGCCCGGGACGCGCCCGTGGCGGCGCCAGCAGGCGCTCGACCTCACACAGCCCGGCGCGTACGCCCACGTGCGGGACCAGCTCGACCGGGTCCTGTCCGACGTGCGGCCGGACTACCTCAAGTGGGACCACAACCGGGACCTCCACGAGGCCGTCGACGCCCAAGGGCGTCCCGCCGTCCACCGGCAGACGCAGGCGGCCTACCGGCTGATGACCGAGCTGCAGGAGCGCCACCCCGGCCTCGAGATCGAGTCGTGCGCGTCCGGCGGGGCGCGCGTCGACCTCGGGGTCCTCGCCCGCACGCAGCGGGTGTGGACGAGCGACTGCAACGACGCCCTCGAGCGGCAGACCATCCAGCGCTGGACCTCCCTGCTGCTGCCGCCGGAGCTCATGGGCACCCACGTGGGGCCCGAGCACTCCCACACCACGGGGCGCTCGCTCGGCCTGTCGCTGCGGTGCCTGAGCGCCCTGTTCGGCCACGCCGGCATCGAGTGGGACATCAGCCGGTGCGACGAGGCGGAGCTCGCTCGCGTCGCGGGGTGGGTCGCCCTCCACAAGCGGCTGCGGCCCCTGCTCCACACCGGCCGGACCGTGCGCGGGGAGGAGCACGACGGGGCGTGGTGGCACGGTGTCGTCGCCCCGGACCGCACACACGCCGTCCTCGCGTACGTCCGGCTCACGACGGGCGCCGACGCCGTCCCCGGCCTGCTGCGGCTGCCGGGCCTCGATCCCGGGCGCCGCTACGCCGTGCGGGCCCTCGACCCGACGGGCCTCGAGCGACCGCAGCTCCCGCGGGCCGTGGTGCAGCCACCGTGGATCGCCGACGGGGTGGAGCTGAGCGGCCGCGTGCTCGCCCGGCACGGCCTCGCGATGCCGGTCGTCGACCCCGCCGACGGGCTGCTCGTCGAGCTCACCGCCGTCGGCTGA
- the trpS gene encoding tryptophan--tRNA ligase yields MRVPRVFSGMQPTSDSLHLGNYLGALRQWVAVQEDHDAFYCVVDLHAITVEVDPRVLRERTRRTAAQYLAAGVDPARSVVFVQSHAPEHAQLAWVLGCLTGFGEASRMTQFKDKSARGGAERSSVGLFTYPVLQAADILLYDADLVPVGEDQRQHLELTRDLAQRFNSRFGRTFVVPQAYILGGTAKIMDLQEPTAKMSKSAASPAGLVDLLDDPKVVAKRIRSAVTDTERDIRFDPEAKPGVSNLLGILAAFTGTTPQAAAEGYAGRGYGDLKADVADAVLAELQPFQERFTALLADPAELDRLLAAGAARAREVSAATLARVHDRVGFLPAAAG; encoded by the coding sequence GTGCGCGTGCCGCGCGTGTTCTCCGGCATGCAGCCGACGTCCGACTCGCTCCACCTCGGCAACTACCTCGGGGCCCTGCGGCAGTGGGTGGCGGTGCAGGAGGACCACGACGCCTTCTACTGCGTCGTCGACCTGCACGCCATCACCGTCGAGGTCGACCCCCGGGTCCTGCGCGAGCGCACCCGGCGCACCGCCGCCCAGTACCTCGCCGCCGGCGTCGACCCCGCGCGCAGCGTCGTCTTCGTCCAGAGCCACGCCCCCGAGCACGCGCAGCTGGCGTGGGTGCTCGGCTGCCTCACCGGTTTCGGGGAGGCGAGCCGCATGACGCAGTTCAAGGACAAGTCCGCCAGGGGCGGCGCCGAGCGCTCGAGCGTCGGTCTCTTCACCTACCCGGTGCTGCAGGCGGCCGACATCCTCCTGTACGACGCGGACCTCGTCCCCGTCGGTGAGGACCAGCGGCAGCACCTCGAGCTCACCCGCGACCTCGCGCAGCGGTTCAACTCGCGCTTCGGCCGGACGTTCGTCGTCCCGCAGGCCTACATCCTCGGCGGCACCGCCAAGATCATGGACCTGCAGGAGCCGACCGCGAAGATGTCGAAGTCCGCGGCGAGCCCCGCCGGTCTCGTCGACCTGCTCGACGACCCGAAGGTCGTGGCGAAGCGCATCCGCTCCGCCGTCACCGACACCGAGCGGGACATCCGCTTCGACCCCGAGGCGAAGCCGGGGGTGTCGAACCTGCTCGGCATCCTCGCGGCGTTCACGGGCACGACGCCGCAGGCGGCCGCCGAGGGCTACGCGGGCAGGGGCTACGGCGACCTCAAGGCCGACGTCGCCGACGCCGTCCTCGCCGAGCTGCAGCCGTTCCAGGAGCGCTTCACCGCCCTGCTCGCGGACCCGGCCGAGCTCGACCGGCTCCTCGCTGCGGGGGCCGCGCGCGCCCGTGAGGTGTCCGCCGCGACCCTGGCGCGGGTGCACGACCGCGTGGGCTTCCTGCCCGCGGCCGCGGGCTGA
- a CDS encoding 2'-5' RNA ligase family protein, protein MTTSWDAAAQHPPSPRDAAGASAAAEVTLGLAVPVPEPWAARLTAEREATGDPVARSVPPHVTLVPPVVVPADAVAAVLAHVRDRVRTRRSFTLRLRGTGTFRPVSQVSFVTVADGAAECDDLQEHVRCGPLTRRLGFPYHPHVTVGHDVPDDALDAAEDRLADFDVSFTVASVSLFRCGTDGVWRVLADAPLEGRPLA, encoded by the coding sequence GTGACGACCTCCTGGGACGCCGCCGCCCAGCACCCGCCGTCCCCCCGGGACGCCGCGGGCGCCTCGGCGGCCGCCGAGGTGACGCTCGGGCTCGCGGTCCCGGTGCCCGAGCCGTGGGCGGCGCGCCTCACCGCCGAGCGCGAGGCGACCGGGGACCCGGTCGCGCGCTCCGTCCCGCCGCACGTCACCCTCGTCCCGCCCGTCGTCGTCCCCGCCGACGCCGTCGCCGCCGTCCTCGCCCACGTGCGCGACCGCGTGCGGACGCGCCGGTCCTTCACGCTGCGCCTGCGCGGGACCGGCACGTTCCGTCCCGTCAGCCAGGTCTCGTTCGTCACGGTCGCGGACGGGGCCGCGGAGTGCGACGACCTGCAGGAGCACGTCCGCTGCGGCCCCCTCACCCGGCGGCTCGGATTCCCGTACCACCCGCACGTCACCGTCGGCCACGACGTGCCCGACGACGCCCTCGACGCCGCCGAGGACCGGCTCGCCGACTTCGACGTGTCGTTCACCGTCGCGTCGGTGTCGCTCTTCCGGTGCGGGACGGACGGGGTCTGGCGGGTCCTCGCCGACGCGCCGCTGGAGGGCCGCCCGCTCGCCTGA
- a CDS encoding YihY/virulence factor BrkB family protein produces MSSVVETAKGAVAAVMRSRPWRANERLGQSRGAFLSAGIAFYGVFAIFPLLVLGIAVLGYVAAGNEELQDEVIGFVQTGVPGLIGPDGIVSEADVRQAAGNRVAFGVTAAVGVVTLLLTGLGWVAALREGIRAMFRMPTLQLDPVRAKLFDLAVLLTLGVLVVTTALASVVTTSVNNRILDLLDLEQTPVTSVLSAGLVALFTLLLDTLLFTVLYRVLAHTDAPLRQVVSGAVVAAIGTAVLRQLVAYGFLLSGNVGGGFTFLTAFVPILLLFVWLNLTARVLLFGASWVAVGPTAPAAEEAPETDTAPTPSSRRPAPPPLPPALPVRWADRAVLGAGVVLGASAVALLQATGAALRAVTRGVARVRED; encoded by the coding sequence GTGAGCAGCGTCGTGGAGACAGCCAAGGGTGCCGTGGCGGCCGTCATGCGGTCGCGCCCGTGGCGCGCGAACGAGCGGCTCGGCCAGAGCCGCGGGGCGTTCCTGTCGGCCGGGATCGCCTTCTACGGGGTGTTCGCGATCTTCCCGCTGCTCGTCCTCGGGATCGCGGTCCTCGGGTACGTCGCGGCCGGCAACGAGGAGCTCCAGGACGAGGTCATCGGGTTCGTCCAGACCGGAGTGCCCGGGCTCATCGGCCCCGACGGCATCGTCTCCGAGGCCGACGTCCGACAGGCCGCGGGCAACCGGGTCGCCTTCGGTGTCACCGCGGCGGTCGGTGTCGTCACCCTGCTCCTCACGGGCCTGGGCTGGGTGGCCGCGCTGCGGGAGGGCATCCGGGCGATGTTCCGGATGCCGACGCTCCAGCTCGACCCCGTCCGCGCGAAGCTCTTCGACCTCGCCGTGCTCCTCACCCTCGGCGTCCTCGTCGTCACCACCGCGCTGGCGTCGGTCGTGACGACGAGCGTCAACAACCGCATCCTCGACCTGCTCGACCTCGAGCAGACCCCTGTGACGAGCGTGCTCTCCGCCGGCCTCGTCGCCCTCTTCACCCTGCTGCTCGACACGCTGCTGTTCACCGTGCTCTACCGCGTCCTCGCGCACACGGACGCACCGCTGCGGCAGGTCGTCTCCGGCGCCGTCGTCGCCGCCATCGGCACGGCCGTGCTCCGGCAGCTCGTGGCGTACGGCTTCCTGCTCAGCGGCAACGTCGGCGGGGGCTTCACGTTCCTCACCGCGTTCGTGCCGATCCTCCTCCTCTTCGTCTGGCTCAACCTCACGGCCCGCGTCCTCCTCTTCGGTGCCTCGTGGGTCGCGGTCGGACCCACCGCCCCCGCTGCCGAGGAGGCGCCGGAGACGGACACCGCGCCCACGCCGTCGTCGCGGCGGCCGGCGCCGCCCCCGCTGCCGCCTGCGCTGCCGGTGCGCTGGGCCGACCGCGCCGTCCTCGGGGCGGGTGTCGTGCTGGGGGCGAGCGCCGTCGCCCTGCTCCAGGCGACCGGGGCCGCGCTGCGCGCCGTGACGCGCGGCGTCGCGCGCGTGCGGGAGGACTGA
- the ppc gene encoding phosphoenolpyruvate carboxylase: MADSGTRTDTGTQTGTGGLSVSHEQRGDLDDVARYAAGVASDEQHAALRASVRQLAGLLGEAVARHEGPELLELVEQVRALAREPDDGALHELLAGVDDATAVVLARAFTGYFNLVNVTEQLHRWREVTSEGEGPLAQTVARIGEAVEAGTFDLDHVRDVLARTEYRPVFTAHPTEASRRTVLRLLQSVAEVVDAAEDARARPGDAARHERRLAELVDLLWQTDELRIAKPEPTDEARTALYYLTSIAQHVLPGLLEELDQQLSRIGVTLPPTARPLRFGTWAGGDRDGNPNVTPDVTLEVLQLHHDLGLRELVRQVEDALTEMSASTRVVTASEELLLSLDADAEALPITYSTLRRLNAEEPYRLKLSFVRVRLQRTRDRLASEGPHEPGRDYLRVEELLRDLTLVRESMLAGGDRMGADGAILRLIRTATAVGLGLATLDVREHSGVHHAALAELYGRLGELDGDYADLSREDRIALLSREMAGRRPLVGEGRVDDDGPASRSLRLMRTIRTALDAYGPDVVETYIVSMTHDVDDLFAVVVLAREAGLVDLGSPGSPASARIGFAPLFETVAELEIAGPLLDALLRDPSYRRLVAARGDVQEIMLGYSDSSKDAGIAASQWQIQRAQRALRDIATSHGVRLRLFHGRGGSVGRGGGPTAEAILAQPHGSLDGPIKITEQGEVISDKYVLPGLGRWNLESALAAVVEASVLHRSPTLPADVLDGWDRTMDLVASHGQQAYRGLVRDPALVPFFVTATPVDELGKMNIGSRPSKRPGGAGGLDDLRAIPWVFGWTQSRIILPGWFGVGSGLAAAREQGHGQTLQDMYGSWRFFRTFLSNVQMTLAKTDLDIAERYVRTLVPAESAQLFDVIRTEHERTVAEVLAVTGQEQLLEPSPTLRRTLALRDAYLAPLHALQVSLLARSRTYGEGDAVPDDLRRALLLTVNGIAAGLRNTG, encoded by the coding sequence ATGGCGGACTCGGGCACCCGGACGGACACCGGCACGCAGACGGGCACGGGGGGGCTGAGCGTCAGCCACGAGCAGCGGGGCGACCTCGACGACGTCGCCCGCTACGCGGCCGGCGTCGCCTCCGACGAGCAGCACGCCGCGCTCCGCGCCTCGGTGCGCCAGCTCGCCGGCCTGCTGGGCGAGGCGGTCGCCCGGCACGAGGGCCCCGAGCTCCTCGAGCTCGTCGAGCAGGTCCGGGCGCTGGCCCGCGAACCCGACGACGGCGCCCTCCACGAGCTCCTCGCCGGGGTCGACGACGCGACGGCCGTCGTCCTCGCCCGCGCGTTCACGGGCTACTTCAACCTCGTCAACGTCACCGAGCAGCTCCACCGCTGGCGCGAGGTGACGAGCGAGGGGGAAGGACCGCTCGCGCAGACCGTCGCCCGCATCGGCGAGGCCGTCGAGGCGGGGACGTTCGACCTCGACCACGTCCGCGACGTCCTCGCCCGCACCGAGTACCGGCCCGTCTTCACCGCCCACCCCACCGAGGCGAGCCGGCGGACCGTCCTGCGCCTGCTGCAGTCCGTGGCGGAGGTCGTCGACGCCGCCGAGGACGCGCGCGCCCGGCCCGGCGACGCCGCCCGGCACGAGCGCCGCCTCGCCGAGCTCGTCGACCTGCTGTGGCAGACCGACGAGCTCCGCATCGCGAAGCCCGAGCCCACGGACGAGGCCCGGACCGCGCTGTACTACCTCACCTCGATCGCCCAGCACGTCCTGCCCGGCCTGCTCGAGGAGCTCGACCAGCAGCTGTCCCGCATCGGCGTCACCCTCCCGCCGACGGCCCGGCCGCTGCGCTTCGGCACGTGGGCGGGCGGGGACCGGGACGGCAACCCGAACGTCACGCCCGACGTCACCCTCGAGGTGCTCCAGCTCCACCACGACCTCGGGCTGCGCGAGCTCGTCCGGCAGGTCGAGGACGCGCTCACGGAGATGTCGGCGTCCACTCGCGTCGTCACCGCGAGCGAGGAGCTGCTGCTCTCCCTCGACGCCGACGCCGAGGCGCTGCCCATCACGTACTCGACGCTGCGGCGCCTCAACGCCGAGGAGCCGTACCGGCTCAAGCTCAGCTTCGTCCGGGTACGGCTGCAGCGCACCCGCGACCGCCTCGCCTCCGAGGGCCCGCACGAGCCGGGCCGCGACTACCTCCGCGTCGAGGAGCTGCTCCGCGACCTCACCCTCGTCCGCGAGTCGATGCTCGCGGGCGGGGACCGGATGGGCGCCGACGGGGCGATCCTCCGGCTCATCCGCACCGCGACCGCCGTCGGGCTCGGCCTCGCGACCCTCGACGTCCGCGAGCACTCCGGCGTCCACCACGCGGCCCTCGCCGAGCTGTACGGCCGCCTCGGCGAGCTCGACGGCGACTACGCCGACCTGTCCCGGGAGGACCGGATCGCGCTGCTGTCGCGGGAGATGGCGGGCCGGCGCCCGCTCGTGGGGGAGGGGCGGGTCGACGACGACGGGCCCGCGTCCCGCTCGCTGCGGCTCATGCGGACCATCCGCACCGCGCTCGACGCCTACGGCCCCGACGTCGTCGAGACGTACATCGTCTCGATGACGCACGACGTCGACGACCTCTTCGCCGTCGTCGTCCTCGCCCGCGAGGCGGGTCTCGTCGACCTCGGCTCCCCGGGCTCGCCCGCGAGCGCCCGCATCGGCTTCGCGCCGCTGTTCGAGACGGTCGCGGAGCTCGAGATCGCGGGGCCGCTGCTCGACGCCCTCCTGCGGGACCCGTCGTACCGCCGGCTCGTCGCCGCCCGCGGCGACGTGCAGGAGATCATGCTCGGCTACTCCGACTCCTCCAAGGACGCCGGCATCGCCGCCTCGCAGTGGCAGATCCAGCGCGCCCAGCGCGCGCTCCGCGACATCGCGACCTCGCACGGGGTCCGGCTGCGGCTGTTCCACGGCCGTGGCGGGTCGGTCGGCCGCGGCGGCGGCCCGACGGCCGAGGCGATCCTCGCCCAGCCGCACGGCAGCCTCGACGGCCCCATCAAGATCACCGAGCAGGGCGAGGTGATCTCCGACAAGTACGTGCTGCCCGGCCTCGGGCGGTGGAACCTCGAGAGCGCCCTCGCGGCCGTCGTCGAGGCCTCCGTCCTCCACCGCAGCCCCACGCTGCCCGCCGACGTCCTCGACGGCTGGGACCGGACGATGGACCTCGTCGCCTCCCACGGCCAGCAGGCCTACCGCGGGCTGGTCCGTGACCCTGCGCTCGTGCCGTTCTTCGTCACCGCCACCCCCGTCGACGAGCTCGGGAAGATGAACATCGGCTCGCGGCCGTCGAAGCGCCCGGGCGGCGCAGGCGGCCTCGACGACCTCCGCGCCATCCCGTGGGTGTTCGGCTGGACGCAGTCGAGGATCATCCTGCCCGGCTGGTTCGGCGTCGGCAGCGGCCTCGCGGCGGCGCGCGAGCAGGGCCACGGGCAGACGCTGCAGGACATGTACGGCTCGTGGCGCTTCTTCCGGACGTTCCTGTCGAACGTCCAGATGACGCTCGCGAAGACCGACCTCGACATCGCCGAGCGCTACGTCCGGACCCTCGTCCCCGCGGAGTCCGCGCAGCTGTTCGACGTCATCCGCACCGAGCACGAGCGGACGGTCGCCGAGGTCCTCGCCGTCACGGGGCAGGAGCAGCTCCTCGAGCCCTCGCCGACGCTGCGCCGCACCCTCGCGCTGCGCGACGCCTACCTCGCGCCCCTGCACGCGCTCCAGGTGTCGCTGCTCGCCCGCTCGCGGACGTACGGCGAGGGCGACGCCGTGCCGGACGACCTCCGCCGCGCCCTCCTGCTGACGGTCAACGGGATCGCGGCCGGGCTGCGCAACACCGGCTGA